TATAGCGTAACGGGACGTTTTTTGCTCAGCCCGCAAAATCCTTGATGATCCGGGGCAATTCATCGTCCACGAATTGCGCGGGGCTTGCCACCTTGAAACGATGGATCCCCTTGGCCCTGAATGTGGTGAAGTCTTTTTTATCGCCTGTCACCAGATAGTCCGCTTTCCCGTTCACGGCGGACAACGCCACCGGTATATCTTTGGCCGGCATTTTCCACTTCGCCTTTTTCACCTGCTCCGCCGATGGCAAAGGGACCACATCAAGGTTCATCCGGGGAAGATATTCCCTGTAAACCGGGAGGGCGGCGGGTATTTTGCGGTGGATGTTTCGTTCGATCTCGATAAGATTGTATTCACCGGTGAACCCGGCGAGAAATGGAAGCCGCAATGAAAGCAAGTCCAGGATTATTCGAGGAGCCCCTTTGTCCGAGATGATTCCGGAGATGATGACATTTGAGTCCAGAAAGACCCTAACGGCCTCTTTTCTTGCCATATATCTTTTGGAAGACCGCTTCCCTGTCCTCCTTAAGCCCGGCGATAAGATCATCGGCGGCAAGCCCGGATTGCTTCAATATCTTTTTAATTTGCCGCCGGGCCTCCTCCAGCTCAAGCCGTTTGGGGGTGACGATGATCGAATCCCCCACCGGGATGATGGCCACCGCCTGCCCTTCATCCAGATTGCCCGCATCCCTGATTTTTTTCGGTATGGTCAGCTGGCCCCGGGCCTTTATTTCCGCCACCGCCGGTTTTGCCGCAAACATTATTGACGCCTCCGTTTTCTGAATTCAGAATATCAGTATTCTGATTTAACCGCAAGCGCGGGATCACCCCTTCAGATGCGTCTCTATCCGTTCCATCGCCTTGTCCAATCCCAGCAGCGCTATGAAGCTGCCGATCTTCGGCCCGGAGGACTGGCGCAGGAACACCCGGTACAGCGTCTTGAACCACTCTTTCGGCTTTATCTCGCGCTCCTTGGCGGCATGGAAGGTCAATGTCTGTATCGCCGCCGGATCCGGTTCGCCCCCGGCGTCACGCAGTTTTGAAAGCTCCCCGTGGAACGCCCGCAATACCTCGTCCATCTCGTGCCCGGCCGCCTCTTCCTTCACGTTCGGCAGGTACACCTCGCGGTAGTAGATCAGCGCGTCGGCGATGAGCTGGTCGTAATACTCGATGTTCCCCTTTATCTCCGGCTGGTATTTTACGAGGAAATCGCGCACGATGGCCGGATCGTCCTGCCGGAGCGCCACGATAAGCTCGTATATCATCGAGTATGTCACCACCTTGCCGCCGTGCAGGGCCCCGGCGTGGGCGCCCTTTGAAAGGCGGGAGACGAAGGGGACTGGCGAGTCCGCCGAACCGTCGTGGTTTGCCACAAGATCCAAGTACTGGTCCACGATTTCCGG
This DNA window, taken from Nitrospinota bacterium, encodes the following:
- a CDS encoding AbrB/MazE/SpoVT family DNA-binding domain-containing protein, giving the protein MFAAKPAVAEIKARGQLTIPKKIRDAGNLDEGQAVAIIPVGDSIIVTPKRLELEEARRQIKKILKQSGLAADDLIAGLKEDREAVFQKIYGKKRGR
- a CDS encoding PIN domain-containing protein, whose protein sequence is MARKEAVRVFLDSNVIISGIISDKGAPRIILDLLSLRLPFLAGFTGEYNLIEIERNIHRKIPAALPVYREYLPRMNLDVVPLPSAEQVKKAKWKMPAKDIPVALSAVNGKADYLVTGDKKDFTTFRAKGIHRFKVASPAQFVDDELPRIIKDFAG